From a region of the Desulfuromonas sp. KJ2020 genome:
- a CDS encoding permease: MTPAGTLLDRGIKLLRSQWLLLSVVVLYLWAFQVAPERAQEALAVSGRTFGSVLLIIISVFGLMGLLQVWISRDKVAAMLGKEGGWKALVIAAACGTVLIGPAYIIFPLLQSIRAQGARWAVITAVLAAYAVKIPMIPLEVQFLGWSFSISRSVLTILTAIPIGLLVEAIMEWRPASYGDRPR, from the coding sequence ATGACCCCGGCGGGCACTCTCCTCGACAGAGGGATCAAGCTGCTGCGCTCCCAATGGCTGCTGCTGTCCGTGGTCGTCCTCTACCTGTGGGCCTTTCAGGTCGCCCCGGAGCGGGCGCAGGAAGCCCTGGCGGTGAGCGGACGCACCTTCGGCTCCGTACTGCTTATTATCATTTCGGTCTTTGGTCTGATGGGTTTGCTGCAGGTGTGGATCAGCCGCGACAAGGTCGCCGCCATGCTGGGCAAGGAAGGGGGCTGGAAAGCCCTGGTGATCGCCGCGGCCTGCGGCACGGTGCTTATCGGACCGGCCTATATCATCTTCCCCTTGCTGCAGAGCATCCGCGCCCAGGGGGCGCGCTGGGCCGTCATTACCGCCGTGCTGGCCGCCTATGCCGTGAAGATTCCGATGATTCCTCTGGAGGTGCAGTTTCTCGGCTGGAGCTTCTCCATCTCTCGCTCCGTCCTCACCATTCTTACCGCCATCCCCATCGGCCTGCTGGTCGAAGCCATTATGGAGTGGCGGCCTGCGTCCTATGGCGACAGGCCGCGCTGA